A genomic segment from Helicoverpa armigera isolate CAAS_96S chromosome 10, ASM3070526v1, whole genome shotgun sequence encodes:
- the LOC110372381 gene encoding broad-complex core protein isoforms 1/2/3/4/5 isoform X1 produces the protein MYPASTNNEILPESQLRKMGSVEGPQTFCLKWNHHKTNLVEILEALIKGETYVDCTLVVDDQVTFKAHRVVLAANSPYFQSILADVPMDHCSILFPGVKDFEMRALLEYMYTGEVNVTQAHIPHIMKVAEQLEVKGLFDMTELRRRPGSTERTPAASPPRVVPAAPSSVSPPAPAPPSRWPPPPAAPVLSAAYDSADMNPLKRKKLSSMLATRDTPILRNVLAQTSPVDSSQPMSLVCHPVSQHAPPRLHSNGSAHESERAASPHRPFDYRPRRLSSRASSPHYNRSDRSEDAHSPYTERSFEDESQRTFHPSPPPTNFQQDVRAGLAPYVPPQQKPEWKRYKQYTRSDILSAIECVRNGMSALQASRKYGVPSRTLYDKVKKLGITTSRPMSRGVKRESNGAAFPYGLSGTGGNGEDGNPSTPLIDPSFLQQALEGATRDGGREALHAMALAAAAHAALAPRTPPRSPPHSPRSPVQDDDHVEDLSVPRRRDIDQPHGVIVPPRNFALDCGSERD, from the exons ATGTATCCCGCCTCTACTAATAACGAAATTTTGCCAG AATCACAGCTGAGAAAGATGGGGAGCGTCGAAGGCCcgcaaacattttgtttgaaatggaATCACCACAAAACCAACTTAGTGGAGATTTTAGAGGCTTTGATAAAGGGAGAGACCTACGTggactgcacattagtggtcgACGACCAGGTGACTTTCAAGGCGCACCGGGTTGTCCTTGCTGCTAACTCGCCGTACTTTCAGTCGATATTAGCTGATGTCCCAATGGACCACTGCAGCATCCTTTTCCCTGGAGTTAAGGATTTTGAGATGCGAGCCCTTCTTGAGTACATGTACACGGGAGAGGTGAACGTGACACAGGCTCACATCCCACATATCATGAAGGTGGCAGAGCAGTTAGAGGTTAAAGGTTTGTTCGACATGACGGAGCTGCGGCGCCGGCCAGGCAGCACGGAGCGCACGCCGGCAGCGTCCCCGCCGCGCGTGGTGCCCGCCGCGCCCTCCAGCGTGTCACCGCCTGCACCCGCGCCTCCCTCGCGCTGGCCACCACCACCCGCCGCGCCCGTACTCTCCGCCGCCTACGACTCTGCTGACATGAACCCTCTGAAACGTAAGAAACTATCCAGCATGTTGGCTACTAGAGACACTCCCATTTTAAGGAACGTCCTGGCCCAAACCTCACCTGTGGACTCTTCGCAACCAATGTCACTCGTTTGCCACCCCGTCAGCCAACACGCTCCACCTCGTCTGCATTCTAATGGGTCTGCGCATGAATCGGAGCGCGCTGCTAGCCCGCATCGTCCTTTCGACTACCGCCCACGTAGACTTTCATCAAGAGCTTCTTCACCCCATTACAATAGGTCCGACCGATCAGAAGATGCCCATTCTCCATACACAGAAAGATCATTCGAAGATGAAAGCCAACGCACTTTCCATCCATCACCCCCGCCTACAAATTTCCAACAAGACGTGAGAGCCGGATTAGCACCATATGTCCCACCACAACAGAAACCTGAATGGAAGCGATACAAACAATACACAAGATCCGACATATTATCAGCTATCGAATGTGTGCGTAATGGAATGAGCGCACTACAAGCATCGCGTAAATACGGCGTTCCTTCACGTACATTGTATGATAAAGTAAAGAAACTCGGCATAACGACCAGCCGACCAATGAGTCGAGGGGTCAAAAGAGAGTCAAACGGAGCTGCATTCCCATATGGTTTGAGTGGAACTGGAGGCAACGGTGAAGATGGAAATCCATCTACACCCCTTATTGATCCGTCATTCCTACAGCAAGCATTAGAGGGAGCGACTAGAGACGGTGGACGAGAGGCTCTACACGCGATGGCATTAGCCGCGGCTGCACACGCTGCTTTGGCTCCCCGTACGCCACCTCGATCGCCGCCACATTCGCCGCGGTCACCCGTGCAAGATGATGATCACGTCGAAGACCTGTCAGTACCTCGTCGACGTGACATAGATCAACCACATGGCGTTATAGTTCCGCCGCGTAATTTCGCTTTAGATTGTGGTAGCGAAAGAGATTGA
- the LOC110372381 gene encoding broad-complex core protein isoforms 1/2/3/4/5 isoform X2, producing MGSVEGPQTFCLKWNHHKTNLVEILEALIKGETYVDCTLVVDDQVTFKAHRVVLAANSPYFQSILADVPMDHCSILFPGVKDFEMRALLEYMYTGEVNVTQAHIPHIMKVAEQLEVKGLFDMTELRRRPGSTERTPAASPPRVVPAAPSSVSPPAPAPPSRWPPPPAAPVLSAAYDSADMNPLKRKKLSSMLATRDTPILRNVLAQTSPVDSSQPMSLVCHPVSQHAPPRLHSNGSAHESERAASPHRPFDYRPRRLSSRASSPHYNRSDRSEDAHSPYTERSFEDESQRTFHPSPPPTNFQQDVRAGLAPYVPPQQKPEWKRYKQYTRSDILSAIECVRNGMSALQASRKYGVPSRTLYDKVKKLGITTSRPMSRGVKRESNGAAFPYGLSGTGGNGEDGNPSTPLIDPSFLQQALEGATRDGGREALHAMALAAAAHAALAPRTPPRSPPHSPRSPVQDDDHVEDLSVPRRRDIDQPHGVIVPPRNFALDCGSERD from the coding sequence ATGGGGAGCGTCGAAGGCCcgcaaacattttgtttgaaatggaATCACCACAAAACCAACTTAGTGGAGATTTTAGAGGCTTTGATAAAGGGAGAGACCTACGTggactgcacattagtggtcgACGACCAGGTGACTTTCAAGGCGCACCGGGTTGTCCTTGCTGCTAACTCGCCGTACTTTCAGTCGATATTAGCTGATGTCCCAATGGACCACTGCAGCATCCTTTTCCCTGGAGTTAAGGATTTTGAGATGCGAGCCCTTCTTGAGTACATGTACACGGGAGAGGTGAACGTGACACAGGCTCACATCCCACATATCATGAAGGTGGCAGAGCAGTTAGAGGTTAAAGGTTTGTTCGACATGACGGAGCTGCGGCGCCGGCCAGGCAGCACGGAGCGCACGCCGGCAGCGTCCCCGCCGCGCGTGGTGCCCGCCGCGCCCTCCAGCGTGTCACCGCCTGCACCCGCGCCTCCCTCGCGCTGGCCACCACCACCCGCCGCGCCCGTACTCTCCGCCGCCTACGACTCTGCTGACATGAACCCTCTGAAACGTAAGAAACTATCCAGCATGTTGGCTACTAGAGACACTCCCATTTTAAGGAACGTCCTGGCCCAAACCTCACCTGTGGACTCTTCGCAACCAATGTCACTCGTTTGCCACCCCGTCAGCCAACACGCTCCACCTCGTCTGCATTCTAATGGGTCTGCGCATGAATCGGAGCGCGCTGCTAGCCCGCATCGTCCTTTCGACTACCGCCCACGTAGACTTTCATCAAGAGCTTCTTCACCCCATTACAATAGGTCCGACCGATCAGAAGATGCCCATTCTCCATACACAGAAAGATCATTCGAAGATGAAAGCCAACGCACTTTCCATCCATCACCCCCGCCTACAAATTTCCAACAAGACGTGAGAGCCGGATTAGCACCATATGTCCCACCACAACAGAAACCTGAATGGAAGCGATACAAACAATACACAAGATCCGACATATTATCAGCTATCGAATGTGTGCGTAATGGAATGAGCGCACTACAAGCATCGCGTAAATACGGCGTTCCTTCACGTACATTGTATGATAAAGTAAAGAAACTCGGCATAACGACCAGCCGACCAATGAGTCGAGGGGTCAAAAGAGAGTCAAACGGAGCTGCATTCCCATATGGTTTGAGTGGAACTGGAGGCAACGGTGAAGATGGAAATCCATCTACACCCCTTATTGATCCGTCATTCCTACAGCAAGCATTAGAGGGAGCGACTAGAGACGGTGGACGAGAGGCTCTACACGCGATGGCATTAGCCGCGGCTGCACACGCTGCTTTGGCTCCCCGTACGCCACCTCGATCGCCGCCACATTCGCCGCGGTCACCCGTGCAAGATGATGATCACGTCGAAGACCTGTCAGTACCTCGTCGACGTGACATAGATCAACCACATGGCGTTATAGTTCCGCCGCGTAATTTCGCTTTAGATTGTGGTAGCGAAAGAGATTGA
- the Srebp gene encoding sterol regulatory element-binding protein 1 has translation MDFKMEQDDLFINSDVFNGHDIAEIEDFLSGCDGDFMKTLEDELARVDDLPLLSVDTKVKSEVATQPQVSPCYNPTGNPMVSQYTHRAKTQPVSPPQAKGSPVQGVYAREESYNLPLNDGAPLPDVTQHGRKRMPAQAPMIVQQVVQSPVYVNLAPNVQQMDLNTQMNVNQQAKGKPTSQPLLIQNNAKGVTPLLLKTSDANFSPVVLQSNIINPETQTFMYTSPPVQGTQQGIITNTKTGTENRPIHTFFTSNNGPTLLTGIPVVLDGEKITLSQAPNMGVPKVKEVKRSAHNAIERRYRTSINDRIVELKNMLVGEEAKLNKSAILRKTIEYIKYLQNQNTRLKQENMALKLAFQKSGVKEPQFDVTYTPPHSDISSPSSSPHGFDSDSPSSPEYKVEDKYSNSKIVMGMGDHSRLALCAFMVGLIAFNPFSSFFGNFMLESSVTDFSARVDQRKILADDDFSSTGMSWGTWLFSTFFIYMINFLVLGGCLIKLLVYGDSVPKSQSKEAGLFYKHKRQADNFIKKGDLENARLELHRSLAVSGNSVQAGGQGHAKYSALIAAVLRQMLQRLPFGAFLARRAGDLWSDSPSRRATQHWAAEVSTVSHRLAQLEILSSHSGRSERVLLALQAVNLAEVTGNRHLLADTYVTAALVFKDYMPKFGNWLCAYYLSLCRVSCADSLSEWPVRLRWVGSPRGMRFLRTRRWTYERNPATAALFCRLPDPADPLAYAMRAYHLELLQKSLQMLLCADERSNTRDVLELIKLITDDVSTDAPQHTGCWDPVMEWWANLVGVAATWLLADTGKAVEIGDRLNMLPEPLANCEDPLPGALHMAYKSRRGLLSLAQCRDERSFDRTAETILKVCDIAGTRLADSLAYYCCRKPTQLMLLMQVLCCDWLLEVRAGVWEASEDRACAVTAETFCGPAPHVQLRAFQRDLHSLRRISQNLPWVTSRVFLQSAVCRMMAGAAPRRTQQLLDGSLRPRLNRSSIICGKERALEGGGGEGERAVALYMACKHLPPAVLAAPGERAGMLAQAAATLQKIGHRSRLPHCYHLMKSIGTMPSAP, from the exons ATGGATTTTAAAATGGAGCAGGATGATCTATTCATAAATTCGGATGTATTCAACGGTCACGATATCGCAGAAATCGAAG ACTTTCTGAGTGGTTGTGATGGAGATTTTATGAAAACACTTGAAGATGAACTAGCTCGCGTGGATGATTTGCCTCTACTCAGTGTTGATACTAAAGTTAAATCCGAGGTAGCAACACAGCCTCAAGTGTCGCCATGCTACAACCCTACGGGGAACCCAATGGTGTCACAGTATACCCACAGAGCAAAGACACAGCCTGTAAGCCCTCCTCAGGCTAAAGGTAGCCCTGTCCAAGGAGTGTACGCCAGAGAAGAGAGTTATAATTTGCCGCTAAACGATGGCGCGCCACTGCCAGATGTCACGCAGCATGGCCGCAAGAGAATGCCCGCACAGGCCCCCATGATTGTGCAACAGGTTGTCCAGAGTCCAGTCTATGTAAATTTGGCACCTAATGTGCAACAGATGGATTTAAATACACAAATGAATGTAAACCAGCAAGCAAAAGGAAAGCCTACAAGCCAGCCTTTGctgatacaaaacaatgccaaaGGAGTAACAccattacttttaaaaacatcTGATGCAAACTTTTCTCCAGTTGTGTTACAGTCAAATATCATAAATCCAGAGACTCAGACTTTTATGTACACCAGTCCTCCTGTACAAG GAACACAGCAAGGTATCATCACAAACACTAAGACAGGTACAGAGAACCGGCCCATACATACATTCTTCACCAGCAACAATGGACCAACTCTCTTAACAGGCATACCGGTAGTTCTTGACGGTGAAAAGATAACTTTAAGTCAGGCACCCAACATGGGCGTACCTAAAGTTAAGGAAGTGAAACGCAGTGCGCACAATGCTATCGAAAGACGTTACAGAACTAGTATTAATGATAGAATAGTGGAACTCAAGAATATGCTGGTCGGAGAAGAGGCAAAA TTGAACAAATCAGCTATATTAAGGAAAACAATAGAATACATAAAGTACCTGCAGAATCAGAATACTCGCTTAAAACAAGAGAACATGGCTCTAAAGCTGGCGTTCCAGAAGTCTGGAGTGAAAGAGCCACAGTTTGACGTTACGTACACTCCTCCACACAGCGACATCTCATCACCGTCCAGTTCACCACACGGGTTTGACAGTGACTCGCCTTCTTCGCCTGAGTATAAG GTTGAAGATAAGTACTCTAATTCGAAGATAGTTATGGGAATGGGTGACCATTCTCGGCTAGCCTTGTGTGCCTTCATGGTTGGTCTGATAGCTTTCAACCCCTTCAGTTCATTCTTTGGTAACTTCATGTTGGAGTCTTCTGTCACTGATTTCTCTGCAAGGGTtgatcaaagaaaaatattggcTGATGATGACTTTA GTTCGACGGGAATGTCATGGGGAACTTGGCTATTCAGTACTTTCTTCATATACATGATAAATTTCCTTGTATTGGGAGGATGTCTGATCAAGTTACTGGTGTATGGCGACTCCGTACCGAAATCACAATCGAAAGAAGCTGGACTTTTTTACAAACATAAACGACAAGCggacaattttataaaaaag GGTGACTTAGAAAACGCTCGGTTGGAACTTCACCGGAGTCTGGCGGTGTCAGGCAATAGTGTTCAGGCGGGCGGGCAGGGACACGCGAAGTACTCCGCTCTCATCGCCGCTGTATTACGTCAGATGTTACAACGACTGCCCTTCGGTGCCTTCCTCGCGAGGAGAGCTGGTGATTTGTGGAGTGACAG TCCATCACGCCGAGCTACTCAACATTGGGCGGCTGAAGTATCAACCGTCTCCCATCGTCTCGCACAGTTAGAGATACTATCAAGCCACAGCGGCCGCAGCGAACGAGTTCTTCTAGCGCTACAAGCCGTCAACTTAGCTGAAGTGACCGGCAACAGACATCTGTTGGCTGATACTTATGTTACTGCAGCACTGGTCTTCAAGGATTATATGCCCAAGTTCGGCAATTGGTTGTGTGC TTATTACCTGAGCCTGTGCCGCGTGTCATGTGCCGACTCCCTCTCGGAGTGGCCGGTACGTCTGCGCTGGGTGGGCAGCCCCCGAGGCATGCGGTTCTTGCGCACGCGACGCTGGACCTACGAACGTAACCCTGCTACTGCTGCGCTGTTCTGCAGGCTGCCTGACCCTGCGGATCCATTGGCTTATGCTATGAGG GCTTACCATCTGGAGCTCCTACAAAAGAGCCTGCAAATGCTGCTGTGTGCTGACGAGCGAAGCAACACGCGCGATGTGCTGGAGCTGATCAAACTGATCACTGATGACGTGTCTACCGATGCACCTCAGCATACTG GCTGCTGGGATCCTGTAATGGAATGGTGGGCAAACCTAGTGGGTGTGGCCGCTACTTGGTTGCTGGCCGACACGGGCAAAGCTGTGGAAATCGGTGACCGACTCAACATGTTGCCCGAACCCCTCGCCAACTGTGAAGATCCTTTACCTGG GGCATTGCATATGGCATACAAAAGCCGGCGCGGGCTATTGAGCCTCGCTCAGTGCCGAGATGAGCGCTCGTTCGACAGGACCGCAGAGACCATACTCAAG GTGTGCGACATTGCTGGAACCAGATTAGCTGATTCTTTAGCCTACTACTGCTGCCGTAAACCTACACAACTTATGTTG CTTATGCAAGTGCTCTGCTGCGATTGGCTACTGGAAGTCCGCGCGGGAGTGTGGGAGGCGAGTGAGGACCGCGCATGCGCCGTGACTGCGGAAACATTTTGCGGACCCGCGCCGCACGTACAGTTGCGCGCTTTCCAACGAGACCTCCACTCTTTGAGGAGGATATCGCAGAATTTAccg TGGGTGACTTCCCGCGTGTTCCTGCAATCCGCGGTGTGCCGCATGATGGCGGGCGCAGCGCCCAGACGCACGCAGCAACTGTTGGACGGCAGCCTGCGGCCGAGGCTCAATCGCTCCTCCATCATTTGTGGCAAAG AGCGCGCGCtggagggcggcggcggcgagggCGAGCGCGCCGTGGCGCTGTACATGGCGTGCAAGCACCTGCCGCCCGCCGTGCTCGCCGCGCCCGGCGAGCGCGCCGGCATGCTGGCACAGGCCGCCGCCACGTTGCAGAAGATCGGCCACCGCTCCCGCCTGCCGCACTGCTACCACCTCATGAAGTCCATCGGCACCATGCCCTCTGCACCTTAA
- the LOC110372298 gene encoding uncharacterized protein LOC110372298, whose amino-acid sequence MATAVANIQKKNVGSNNTGGVRKKSGPKFELTDEQRRDIKEAFDLFDTENTGKIDTKELKVAIRALGFEPKKEEIKKMIAEIDKGDGKVSFEDFQELMTVKMAEKDTKEEIMKAFKLFDDDETGKISFKNLKRVAKELGENLTDEELHEMIDEADRDGDGEINQEEFLRIMKKTSLY is encoded by the exons ATG GCAACTGCTGTAGCAAATATTCAGAAGAAAAATGTTGGCTCCAATAACACTGGAGGAGTACGTAAGAAGTCAGGACCTAAGTTTGAGTTGACAGACGAACAAAGAAGAGATATTAAAGAAGCCTTTGATCTCTTTGACACAGAAAATACAGGGAAAATAGATACTAAAGAATTGAAGGTAGCTATCAGAGCTTTAGGTTTTGAGCCgaaaaaagaagaaattaaaaagatgattgCAGAAATAGATAAGGGAGATGGCAAGGTATCCTTTGAAGATTTCCAAGAGTTGATGACTGTCAAGATGGCAGAAAAGGATACTAAAGAAGAAATAATGAAAGCATTTAAactttttgatgatgatgaaactg GCAAGAtatcatttaaaaatctgaaaagagTAGCTAAAGAACTTGGCGAGAACTTAACAGATGAAGAACTCCACGAGATGATAGACGAGGCTGACAGAGATGGTGATGGGGAAATCAATCAGGAAGAATTCTTACGCATCATGAAAAAAACAAGTCTCTATTAG